In the genome of Halarsenatibacter silvermanii, the window CATAGGCAAATGTGAGCACATAGTAGATAAAATCGCTGACAGTCTCACGGTCCCGCTCATACAGCAGCTCCCCGCTGGATATTATCTCATGCTGCAGCAGTATGGGAGCCTTATTTAAATTAACAATATCTATATCTTCTATCCCCAGAATACTGGATAGACCAGCCATCACCTGCATATCTCTCATAAGGCCTGACTCTTCTCCCTCTCTGTATAAGATGGCAAAATCGATATCGCTCAGGGGAGTTTCATACTCTGTCCCGTGTGAACCAAACAGATAGGCGGCCATTATATCCTCTTCACCGGCAAAAT includes:
- the mntA gene encoding type VII toxin-antitoxin system MntA family adenylyltransferase antitoxin, with the translated sequence MDVDRERIESKEEIKKYFAGEEDIMAAYLFGSHGTEYETPLSDIDFAILYREGEESGLMRDMQVMAGLSSILGIEDIDIVNLNKAPILLQHEIISSGELLYERDRETVSDFIYYVLTFAYDEKIRARKYYDEYEKALKKEYLNE